Within Cydia fagiglandana chromosome 1, ilCydFagi1.1, whole genome shotgun sequence, the genomic segment ATGcccatacatacttatataaactCTATGAATATTTTTAACTGCTTTGTGTTATTCTTTGTGTTGTTATGCTTACTGTTCTAGTTTGTAtgtttttccttttaatattgatttttttttacttataccagataaatataacatttatttaaattgaagcACACTTTCTTaatcaatcaatatttatttatttatgtcgtgggaaacaataatttatttatacctatagtACAAAGATAGTACTAcatacaaaagaaaaatattgtttatgaaattatataattataggtaCCGAAAATATCTCTCTTAAATTATCCATAATTTATTCAACACACTTATTGCTACATTTATCACAATCATAGGAAAAACGTTcactataaaaataaagtaacagGTACATCGGTAGGTATACTAATTAATCTAATTATAGTATTTAAAACCGGTAGCCGGCTGAAAGTACTGTCCTTGTGCGAAACTCTCACGGTCAGATTTGATTTCATTCGCAGGAGTGAAATAGAAGGCCGGTTTGTCTTCGTAATTTGTTTTAGGGTACGACAATTTGTTGTACAGTTTGGTATAAAGAACCGGTCCAATAGGCGGCGGGGATTTCACAACGAGATCGTCGTTGTCGTACGGCGGTGGGACGCGATATTGAGGCTCGATGTCCTGATAAGCGTACGACTGCGGTGGAGGCGGTGTGGCGGCTGCCTCCCTGTGAATGACAGCTGTGAAGCCGTGTTTCGGATCCGCAGTGTACTTGACAGTTCGCCGGGTCCCGTCCGGGTCGACGACGGAGTAGGAGCCGCTGACCACGTCTCCGCGCCGCACCTCGTGCTGGCTCTTGGTGTCGCCGGTAGTTGGGTCTTCAATTTCATATGAatatttgtattcgtttggTTGTGGCGAGTCTTTTACCACGATACTGACCACGGCCATGGGGAAAAGGCACAGCAACGGCTGCAAATAAAATGATTAAGCCGCTTAACTAAAGTGCGATTTTAGAACTTAGTATATATATTATCAAAGTTAAATGGGGTAAACAAAGTCAgcttaacaataataataaattcttaGCCACATGAAAGTACGTGAAAATAATGTTGAACGACGTATATTAAAAGGCTAACCTTTTTTTTCCAATGAGCACTGATTATAAGCACATATGAATCCGGCGAGTGGTTTTGACGTTAcggtaaaaagttaaaaacacgCGGCAAAAACATACCCTCGGatataagtacagtcgccatcagatatatcggagcggccaaggtgttcacaatatctgaacaagcactctaacgccctgacaatagaggcgtgctcagatatttgtgagcacctcggccgccccgatatatatgatggcgactgtacatacatacatatataaagaCTCCTAAAATCATAAATCCTTCTCATTGTcatgaaataaataagaatTTTGTAACTTTTCATTTACCCCGTACGCGTACATAGCAGGTGTCTTCAGTGTGTTATCCGCGGTTCCGTCGACAATGGGCTTGGAGGCAGTTGGAAGTAAATCGCAGTCAAGTGGCAGCTCGTATTTATAGCATTGCAGTGCATTCACTCGAACGTTCCGGATTgtcagccgtgtctgtcgcgaTCGTGAATATAACACATAGAGCTTTTATGCTTTTACCCGTGGAGTCCTGGCTTGTGTAACCAATTAGACGGTTGCGACATTTTCGCTGTCGCTCGTGTTGGTTTATACTGAACCTGCAAGGAATACAGGCTTGAAAAAGTTGATAAGTAAAGccagcagcagaaattgctaagcgggcgaggtgttcaaagtTAATTGAACACTAGTTTTGAACTCAGGTAGTTGAGTTGGTAGAGCGTCGGACGCTGGTGTCCTGAAGTCCCAAATTTTAGTCTAACCTAAGCCAGGGAATGTAGCCATTTCTCCTTTATTTCAAACATTGTGGATTCGTTATCatatcatatattttattatcagacGTTTCTGTTTAGAGTATTAATTCATTTAAATTTGATTAATCATAAGTCCTATCGTTCAGAACGTAGATAAAGATTTTCATCTTTCGTCGTTCGAGTACTAAATAAATTAGCGTaagtaaatt encodes:
- the LOC134667609 gene encoding cuticle protein 7-like, whose translation is MYAYGPLLCLFPMAVVSIVVKDSPQPNEYKYSYEIEDPTTGDTKSQHEVRRGDVVSGSYSVVDPDGTRRTVKYTADPKHGFTAVIHREAAATPPPPQSYAYQDIEPQYRVPPPYDNDDLVVKSPPPIGPVLYTKLYNKLSYPKTNYEDKPAFYFTPANEIKSDRESFAQGQYFQPATGFKYYN